A single window of Mycolicibacterium madagascariense DNA harbors:
- a CDS encoding ABC transporter family substrate-binding protein, with translation MGVPRTLRRCSDAAIAVASTVLLVSACTVSPPPAPQSTETTQNTPPPPLKATQIIMAIDSVGPGFNPHLLSDQSPVNAAISSLVLPSSFRPIPDPMSSTGSRWEMDPTLLVSADVTSQNPFTVTYKIKPEAQWTDNAPIGADDYWYLWRQMVGAPGVVDPAGYDLITGVQSVEGGKTAVVTFSQPYPAWRELFNDILPAHIVKDVPGGFAAGLVRALPVTGGQFRVESIDPQRDEILLSRNDRYWGEPAKPDQILFRRGGAPAVLADSIRNGDTQVAQVHGGQAAYVQLGTIPDVRTARIVTPRVMQVTLRASQPDLQDAQVRKALLGLLDVDVLAAVGAGSDNTVTLAQAQVRAPSDPGYVPTSPPALTREAALDLLKASGYTVEQEVSTTSPMPPPTAGSPPPTRGRISKDGQQLKFVIGVAANDPTSVAVANTAADQLRSVGVAASVLALDPPVLYGDALSQNRFDAIVGWHQAGGDLATALASRFGCRALQATAVPTTPPSSPASTTSGSSTAASGSPGSSASTPRTTARPPTSGAGASSTAPSSTAGASTSSSAASSTTPTATAARTPPPEPDQLVQAPSNLTGVCDESIQPNIDAALDGSQPISDVLTAVEPRLWNMATVLPILQDTTIVAAAPNVQNVSLSGAVPVGIVGDAGKWVKVPG, from the coding sequence ATGGGCGTGCCGAGGACGTTGCGACGATGCAGTGACGCCGCGATCGCGGTGGCGTCGACGGTGCTTCTGGTCTCGGCCTGCACCGTCAGCCCGCCACCGGCTCCGCAAAGCACGGAGACCACCCAGAACACGCCCCCGCCGCCGCTGAAGGCCACCCAGATCATCATGGCCATCGACTCGGTGGGTCCCGGGTTCAACCCGCATCTGCTGTCGGATCAGTCGCCGGTCAACGCCGCCATCTCGTCGCTGGTGCTGCCGAGCTCGTTCCGGCCGATCCCCGACCCCATGTCGTCGACGGGTTCGCGGTGGGAAATGGACCCCACGTTGCTGGTGTCGGCGGACGTGACGAGCCAGAACCCCTTCACGGTCACCTACAAGATCAAGCCCGAGGCGCAGTGGACGGACAACGCACCCATCGGCGCCGACGACTACTGGTACCTGTGGCGTCAGATGGTCGGGGCGCCGGGCGTCGTCGACCCGGCGGGCTACGACCTCATCACCGGCGTCCAATCCGTGGAGGGCGGCAAGACTGCCGTCGTCACGTTCTCGCAGCCGTATCCGGCGTGGCGGGAGCTGTTCAACGACATCCTGCCCGCGCACATCGTCAAGGACGTACCCGGCGGATTCGCGGCCGGACTGGTGCGAGCGTTGCCGGTCACCGGTGGTCAGTTCCGCGTCGAGAGCATCGACCCCCAGCGCGACGAGATCCTGCTGTCGCGCAACGACCGCTACTGGGGCGAGCCCGCGAAGCCGGATCAGATCCTATTCCGTCGCGGGGGAGCGCCCGCCGTCCTCGCCGACTCGATCCGCAACGGCGATACGCAGGTGGCGCAGGTGCACGGCGGCCAGGCGGCCTACGTGCAGCTCGGCACGATCCCCGACGTCCGCACCGCGCGCATCGTCACGCCGCGGGTGATGCAGGTGACGCTGCGGGCGTCGCAGCCCGATCTGCAGGACGCCCAGGTCCGCAAGGCGCTCCTGGGGTTGCTCGACGTCGACGTGCTGGCCGCCGTCGGAGCGGGCAGCGACAACACCGTGACGCTGGCTCAGGCACAGGTGCGCGCGCCGTCGGACCCGGGCTACGTGCCCACCTCGCCGCCGGCCCTGACCCGCGAGGCGGCACTGGACCTGTTGAAGGCCAGCGGCTACACCGTCGAGCAGGAGGTGTCGACGACCAGCCCGATGCCACCGCCCACCGCCGGGTCTCCGCCGCCGACCAGGGGGCGCATCAGCAAGGACGGGCAGCAGCTGAAGTTCGTCATCGGCGTCGCGGCCAACGACCCGACGTCGGTCGCCGTCGCCAACACCGCGGCCGACCAGTTGCGCAGCGTCGGCGTCGCGGCGTCGGTGCTCGCGCTCGATCCGCCCGTGCTGTACGGAGATGCGTTGAGCCAGAACAGGTTCGACGCGATCGTCGGGTGGCATCAGGCGGGCGGTGACCTCGCCACGGCGTTGGCGTCCCGCTTCGGCTGCCGCGCACTGCAAGCCACCGCGGTGCCCACCACGCCTCCGAGTTCTCCGGCCTCGACTACGTCCGGCTCGAGTACGGCGGCGTCGGGTTCTCCGGGTTCGTCGGCTTCGACCCCGCGGACGACGGCGCGGCCCCCGACCTCCGGCGCTGGGGCGTCGAGCACTGCGCCGTCCAGTACTGCTGGGGCGTCCACGTCTAGTTCTGCGGCGTCGAGCACCACGCCGACGGCGACCGCGGCCCGCACCCCGCCCCCGGAACCGGATCAGCTCGTGCAGGCGCCGAGCAACCTGACCGGCGTGTGCGACGAGAGCATCCAGCCCAACATCGACGCCGCGCTGGACGGTAGCCAACCCATCAGCGACGTCCTGACGGCCGTCGAGCCGCGGCTGTGGAACATGGCGACCGTCCTGCCGATCCTGCAGGACACGACCATCGTCGCCGCGGCGCCCAACGTGCAGAACGTGAGTCTGTCCGGAGCCGTGCCCGTCGGCATCGTGGGCGATGCGGGCAAATGGGTGAAGGTGCCCGGTTAG
- a CDS encoding chloride channel protein — MTRRTVEYGCAVIVIGLLAGVAGAATTLLLHWIEHLVYDYSYGTLLTGVGHSSPVRRALGPMFGGALAGAGWWWLRRRADVPTLATTIRTRAPIPRWRLSIDAGLQVLLVGSGASLGREGAPRQLAATLGDLGTSRWALTPSDREILLACAAGAGLGAVYSVPLGGALYAARIVLGSWQPKAIGTALITSSLAVAVSAPVTHLEHSVVWPNASLSYLFVFFGCAVAPVAVAVGFAFDKVTAWARPVPQRRSWPLIPAIAIAGLATGICSIWWPELPGNGRSILTVSVNASLTLGGAVVILFLKPLLTALYLRTGAVGGLITPALATGAAAGSVAVLTLNRLAGTGFDVAAPALACAAGVLAITLRAPAFAALFVWELARPPMWLIAVFAAASFTAHGIRLLRERNLARGAPP, encoded by the coding sequence GTGACCCGCCGCACGGTTGAGTACGGGTGCGCCGTCATCGTCATCGGGCTCCTGGCCGGCGTCGCGGGGGCGGCGACCACGCTCCTGCTGCACTGGATAGAACATCTCGTCTACGACTACTCCTACGGCACGCTGCTCACCGGGGTCGGCCACAGCAGCCCGGTCCGCCGGGCCCTCGGGCCGATGTTCGGCGGCGCCCTCGCCGGAGCCGGCTGGTGGTGGCTGAGACGCAGGGCCGACGTCCCGACGCTGGCGACGACGATCCGCACGCGCGCGCCGATCCCGCGGTGGCGCCTGTCGATCGACGCCGGGTTGCAGGTGTTGCTGGTCGGCTCAGGTGCGTCGTTGGGTCGCGAGGGCGCTCCCCGACAGCTCGCTGCCACGCTCGGTGACCTCGGGACGTCGCGGTGGGCGCTGACCCCGAGTGACCGGGAGATTCTGCTCGCGTGCGCGGCGGGCGCGGGACTCGGGGCGGTGTACAGCGTGCCGCTGGGCGGTGCGCTCTACGCGGCGCGCATCGTGCTCGGCTCCTGGCAACCGAAGGCCATCGGCACGGCGCTGATCACCTCGAGCCTCGCCGTCGCGGTGTCCGCGCCCGTGACGCACCTCGAGCACTCCGTGGTGTGGCCCAACGCGAGCCTCTCGTACCTGTTCGTCTTCTTCGGGTGCGCCGTCGCCCCGGTGGCGGTGGCCGTCGGATTCGCGTTCGACAAGGTGACGGCGTGGGCGCGACCGGTGCCGCAGCGGCGGTCGTGGCCACTGATTCCCGCGATCGCCATCGCGGGCCTGGCCACCGGGATCTGCTCGATCTGGTGGCCGGAATTGCCGGGCAACGGCAGAAGCATCCTGACCGTCAGCGTCAACGCCAGCCTGACGCTGGGCGGCGCCGTCGTCATCCTGTTCCTGAAACCGTTGCTGACGGCGCTGTACCTGCGCACCGGAGCCGTGGGCGGCTTGATCACGCCTGCCTTGGCGACGGGTGCGGCGGCGGGTTCGGTCGCGGTGCTGACGCTCAATCGGCTGGCAGGGACCGGGTTCGACGTGGCGGCCCCGGCGCTGGCGTGCGCGGCGGGCGTGCTGGCGATCACGCTGCGGGCGCCGGCCTTCGCAGCCCTGTTCGTATGGGAGTTGGCCCGCCCGCCGATGTGGTTGATCGCCGTCTTCGCCGCGGCGTCGTTCACGGCACACGGCATCCGATTGCTGCGCGAGCGCAATCTCGCCCGGGGCGCGCCGCCCTAA
- a CDS encoding (deoxy)nucleoside triphosphate pyrophosphohydrolase, whose translation MSNQIVVAGALICDATLLVAQRNRPPDLAGLWELPGGKVAAGESEADALARELDEELGITVTVGARLGADVTLNERTVLRAYLVTRTAGSVEAHDHRALRWVGADDLDDLAWVPADRGWVPDLVAALRTR comes from the coding sequence GTGTCGAACCAGATCGTCGTCGCGGGCGCCCTCATCTGCGACGCGACTCTGCTAGTGGCCCAACGGAACCGGCCACCGGATCTCGCCGGGTTGTGGGAGCTGCCCGGCGGCAAGGTCGCCGCGGGAGAGAGCGAGGCCGACGCCCTGGCCCGCGAACTCGACGAGGAACTCGGCATCACGGTCACCGTCGGCGCGCGACTCGGCGCCGACGTGACGCTGAACGAGCGCACCGTCCTGCGGGCGTACCTGGTGACCCGTACCGCCGGCAGCGTCGAGGCGCACGATCACCGCGCGCTGCGCTGGGTGGGTGCCGACGATCTCGACGATCTCGCGTGGGTGCCCGCCGACCGCGGCTGGGTCCCCGATCTGGTTGCCGCTCTGCGGACGCGGTGA
- the typA gene encoding translational GTPase TypA — translation MDFPSDFRNVAIVAHVDHGKTTLVDAMLRQSGALSHRGDDAVERLMDSGDLEKEKGITILAKNTAVHRQHPDGSMTVINVIDTPGHADFGGEVERGLSMVDGVLLLVDASEGPLPQTRFVLRKALAAHLPVLLVVNKTDRPDARIAEVVSESHDLLLDVATDLDDEAQKAAEHALGLPTLYASGRAGIASLTEPANGENPDGENLDALFDVLQEHIPAPAGDPEAPLQALVTNLDASAFLGRLALVRIYNGKMRKGQQVAWMREVDGHPVITNAKITELLTTEGVDRRPTDEAVAGDIVAVAGMPEIMIGDTLADPEHAHALPRIHVDEPAISVTIGTNTSPLAGKVSGHKLTARMVKNRLDSELVGNVSIKVVDIGRPDAWEVQGRGELALAVLVEQMRREGFELTVGKPQVVTRTIDGKLHEPFEAMTIDCPDEFVGAVTQLMAARKGRMEEMANHAAGWVRMDFIVPSRGLIGFRTDFLTLTRGTGIANAVFEGYRPWAGEIRARHTGSLVSDRTGTVTPFAMTQLADRGQFFVEPGDDTYEGQVVGINPRAEDLDVNVTREKKLTNMRSSTADVFETLARPLELGLEQAMEFCAEDECVEVTPDIVRVRKTELVGSLRARAKARAKARG, via the coding sequence GTGGATTTCCCCTCTGACTTTCGGAACGTCGCCATCGTCGCTCACGTCGACCACGGCAAGACGACCCTGGTGGACGCGATGCTGCGGCAGTCCGGTGCCCTGTCGCACCGCGGGGACGACGCCGTCGAACGCCTGATGGACTCCGGTGACCTCGAAAAGGAAAAGGGCATCACGATTCTGGCGAAGAACACCGCCGTGCACCGCCAGCACCCCGACGGCTCGATGACCGTCATCAACGTGATCGACACCCCCGGGCACGCCGACTTCGGTGGCGAGGTGGAGCGCGGGCTGTCGATGGTCGACGGCGTGCTGCTGCTCGTCGACGCCTCCGAGGGCCCGCTGCCTCAGACCCGCTTCGTGCTGCGCAAGGCGCTCGCCGCGCATCTGCCGGTGCTCCTGGTGGTCAACAAGACCGACCGTCCCGACGCCCGCATCGCCGAGGTCGTCTCCGAGAGTCACGACCTATTGCTCGACGTCGCAACGGATTTGGACGACGAGGCGCAGAAGGCCGCCGAGCACGCGCTGGGGTTGCCGACGCTGTACGCCTCGGGTCGCGCCGGCATCGCGAGCCTGACCGAACCCGCCAACGGCGAGAACCCCGACGGGGAGAACCTCGACGCGCTGTTCGACGTGCTGCAGGAGCACATCCCCGCGCCGGCGGGCGACCCCGAGGCGCCGCTGCAGGCCCTGGTCACGAACCTCGACGCATCGGCGTTCCTCGGCCGCCTGGCGCTGGTCCGCATCTACAACGGCAAGATGCGCAAGGGCCAGCAGGTCGCCTGGATGCGCGAGGTCGACGGCCACCCCGTCATCACCAACGCCAAGATCACCGAACTGCTCACCACCGAGGGCGTCGACCGCCGCCCCACCGACGAGGCGGTCGCCGGTGACATCGTCGCCGTCGCCGGGATGCCGGAGATCATGATCGGCGACACCCTCGCCGACCCCGAGCACGCGCACGCGCTCCCGCGGATCCACGTCGACGAGCCGGCGATCTCGGTGACCATCGGCACCAACACCTCCCCGCTGGCGGGCAAGGTGTCCGGCCACAAGCTGACGGCCAGGATGGTCAAGAACCGGCTCGACAGCGAGCTCGTCGGCAACGTCTCGATCAAGGTCGTCGACATCGGCCGGCCGGATGCGTGGGAGGTGCAGGGCCGCGGCGAGTTGGCGCTGGCGGTGCTCGTCGAGCAGATGCGGCGCGAGGGCTTCGAGCTGACGGTCGGCAAGCCCCAGGTCGTTACCAGGACCATCGACGGCAAGCTGCACGAGCCGTTCGAAGCGATGACCATCGACTGTCCCGACGAATTCGTCGGCGCGGTCACCCAGCTCATGGCGGCCCGCAAGGGACGCATGGAGGAGATGGCCAACCACGCCGCCGGGTGGGTGCGGATGGACTTCATCGTCCCCAGCCGCGGGCTCATCGGCTTCCGGACAGACTTCCTCACCCTGACCCGTGGCACGGGCATCGCCAACGCCGTGTTCGAGGGCTACCGCCCGTGGGCGGGGGAGATCCGGGCCAGGCACACCGGATCGCTGGTCTCCGACCGCACCGGCACGGTGACCCCGTTCGCGATGACGCAACTGGCCGACCGCGGACAGTTCTTCGTCGAGCCCGGCGACGACACCTACGAGGGGCAGGTCGTCGGCATCAACCCGCGCGCCGAGGATCTCGACGTCAACGTCACCCGCGAGAAGAAGCTGACCAACATGCGCAGCTCGACGGCCGACGTCTTCGAAACGCTGGCGCGCCCACTGGAACTGGGCCTGGAGCAGGCCATGGAGTTCTGCGCGGAGGACGAGTGCGTCGAGGTCACGCCGGACATCGTGCGCGTCCGCAAGACCGAGTTGGTCGGCAGTTTGCGGGCCAGGGCCAAGGCCAGGGCGAAGGCCCGCGGCTGA
- a CDS encoding HNH endonuclease signature motif containing protein, translating to MDGDGDRAVLERYLAASDAVAALSLESFGDTELLGALGELEVADRRRAALIHQILARLSREANPVTLGGTSWKALLKITAVDAQRRLDHARDLGPRVSLIGETQEPVLPLVAALVAQGAIGADHVVRIREFFAKLPSWVTVADREGCEASLALQAPGLTPEELKKVADKLLTYLDQDGPEPDDTDPAPPSGSLALGPQRSDGMSVLSGELDPEARAVWEAIYAKLAAPGMCNRDDPHPCVSGTPSREQIEGDHRSLGRRQLDAMVAVGRMVLQSGTLGQHNGLPVTVIISTTLQDLEAAAGLPQTPPPAATLFEEEVGGPEGAEPEPAATEPEPAATTPAAEPAATEPEPAAAASETEPAATTPATQHKPAAPEPAAGTSKPEAAAEQDPAAAPQNDTEPAGAELESDANSTPAPSEPAPVEPAAVSQPAPPSAPSPAPTPAPPPAPRPATSRTAVTAGGTVLPMRDVIRMASHAYHYLTVFDRHTNEVLYCGRTKRIAPPAHRIVLYARDRGCTKPGCTVPAFGTQVNHVNGWAKHGGQTNVNEEVLACPPDNRLAEYGWTVTITPQGVQWIPPPELDTGQPRLNYYHHPERLLGRPGAEGKDAPP from the coding sequence GTGGATGGGGACGGTGACCGCGCGGTGCTCGAGCGCTACCTCGCGGCCTCCGACGCCGTCGCCGCCTTGAGCCTGGAGTCCTTCGGCGACACCGAACTGTTGGGGGCGTTGGGGGAATTGGAGGTCGCCGACCGGCGCCGCGCGGCGTTGATCCACCAGATCCTGGCCCGGTTGTCCCGCGAAGCCAACCCCGTCACCCTGGGCGGCACGTCCTGGAAGGCGCTGCTGAAGATCACGGCCGTCGATGCCCAGCGCCGGCTCGATCACGCCCGCGATCTGGGGCCGCGGGTCTCCCTGATCGGCGAAACCCAGGAGCCGGTGCTGCCGTTGGTGGCCGCCCTGGTCGCCCAGGGCGCGATCGGGGCCGACCACGTGGTCAGGATTCGGGAGTTCTTCGCCAAGCTGCCGTCCTGGGTGACGGTGGCCGACCGGGAGGGGTGTGAGGCGTCGTTGGCGTTGCAGGCCCCCGGGTTGACCCCGGAGGAGTTGAAGAAGGTCGCCGACAAGTTGTTGACCTACCTCGATCAGGACGGCCCCGAACCCGACGACACCGATCCGGCACCGCCGAGCGGGTCCTTGGCGTTGGGGCCGCAACGCTCTGATGGGATGAGCGTGCTCAGCGGGGAACTCGATCCCGAGGCGCGGGCGGTGTGGGAGGCGATCTACGCCAAGTTGGCCGCCCCGGGGATGTGCAACCGCGACGACCCTCATCCGTGTGTATCCGGGACCCCGAGCCGGGAGCAGATCGAGGGAGATCATCGGTCGCTGGGGCGGCGTCAGCTCGATGCGATGGTCGCCGTGGGCCGGATGGTGCTGCAGTCGGGCACGTTGGGTCAGCACAACGGGTTGCCGGTGACGGTGATCATCAGCACCACCCTGCAAGATCTGGAAGCCGCCGCCGGTCTGCCGCAGACACCGCCCCCGGCGGCGACCCTGTTCGAGGAGGAAGTGGGCGGGCCTGAGGGCGCTGAGCCTGAGCCCGCGGCCACCGAGCCTGAGCCCGCAGCCACCACCCCAGCCGCCGAGCCCGCGGCCACCGAGCCCGAGCCCGCTGCGGCCGCCTCGGAGACTGAGCCCGCAGCCACCACCCCAGCCACCCAGCACAAGCCCGCGGCCCCCGAGCCCGCTGCAGGCACCTCAAAGCCCGAGGCCGCGGCCGAGCAAGATCCAGCCGCCGCGCCGCAAAACGACACAGAGCCCGCCGGGGCCGAGCTTGAGTCAGACGCCAACAGCACCCCCGCACCGTCCGAGCCCGCACCCGTCGAGCCCGCCGCGGTCAGCCAGCCCGCGCCGCCCAGCGCACCATCCCCGGCACCAACCCCCGCGCCACCCCCCGCACCGCGCCCCGCGACCTCTAGGACCGCGGTCACCGCTGGGGGCACCGTGCTGCCCATGCGTGACGTCATCCGCATGGCATCCCACGCCTACCACTACCTCACGGTCTTCGACCGCCACACCAACGAGGTGCTCTACTGCGGGCGGACCAAGCGCATCGCCCCACCGGCGCACCGCATCGTGCTCTACGCCCGCGACCGCGGCTGCACCAAACCCGGCTGCACCGTCCCGGCCTTCGGCACCCAGGTCAACCACGTCAACGGCTGGGCCAAACACGGCGGCCAGACCAACGTCAACGAAGAAGTCCTGGCCTGCCCACCAGACAACCGCCTCGCCGAATACGGCTGGACGGTCACCATCACACCCCAAGGGGTGCAATGGATCCCACCCCCAGAACTCGACACCGGCCAACCCCGACTCAACTACTACCACCACCCCGAACGCCTCCTCGGCAGACCCGGGGCGGAGGGAAAGGACGCGCCCCCATGA
- the mshB gene encoding N-acetyl-1-D-myo-inositol-2-amino-2-deoxy-alpha-D-glucopyranoside deacetylase: METPRLLFVHAHPDDESLTTGATIAHYAGQGARVQVVTCTLGEEGEVIGERFAQLAVDGADQLGGYRIGELTSALAELGIDEPRFLGGAGRWRDSGMVGTPPRRRQRFVDADAGEAVGALVAIIRELRPHVVVTYDPNGGYGHPDHVHAHEVTTAAVAAAAGPDHAGEPWHVPKFYWTVTARSALDAGMAELAEMDLPAGWRLTDEEFDFAYADADIDAVVEAPGSRDAKVAALRAHATQVTVEATGRACALSNDIALPISASEHFVLVSGAAGERDHRGWETDLLSGLTLE; encoded by the coding sequence ATGGAGACGCCACGGTTGTTGTTCGTCCACGCCCATCCCGACGACGAGTCCCTGACCACCGGCGCCACGATCGCCCACTATGCCGGGCAGGGGGCGCGCGTGCAGGTCGTCACGTGCACGCTCGGTGAGGAGGGTGAGGTGATCGGCGAGCGCTTCGCGCAATTGGCCGTCGACGGTGCCGACCAGCTCGGCGGCTACCGCATCGGCGAATTGACTTCGGCGCTGGCCGAATTGGGGATCGACGAGCCGCGATTCCTCGGGGGCGCGGGCCGCTGGCGCGATTCGGGCATGGTCGGGACGCCGCCACGGCGTCGGCAGCGGTTCGTCGACGCGGACGCCGGGGAGGCCGTCGGTGCGCTCGTCGCGATCATCCGCGAGTTGCGCCCGCACGTCGTCGTCACCTACGACCCCAACGGCGGGTACGGCCACCCCGACCACGTTCATGCCCACGAGGTGACGACGGCGGCCGTGGCCGCCGCGGCCGGACCGGACCACGCGGGCGAGCCCTGGCACGTGCCCAAGTTCTACTGGACGGTCACTGCGCGCAGCGCCCTCGACGCGGGCATGGCCGAACTCGCCGAGATGGACCTGCCCGCCGGGTGGCGGCTCACCGACGAGGAATTCGACTTCGCGTACGCCGATGCGGACATCGACGCCGTCGTCGAGGCGCCGGGCAGCCGCGACGCCAAGGTCGCGGCTCTTCGCGCGCATGCCACCCAAGTGACCGTGGAAGCCACGGGCCGGGCCTGCGCGCTGTCCAACGACATCGCACTGCCGATCTCTGCCAGCGAACACTTCGTGCTCGTTTCGGGGGCCGCGGGCGAGCGGGACCACCGCGGATGGGAAACCGACCTGTTGAGCGGATTGACCCTGGAATAG
- a CDS encoding 4a-hydroxytetrahydrobiopterin dehydratase, with amino-acid sequence MAVLSDDEVDAALSGLNGWKRADGALRRSIDFPEFLAGIDAVRRVAEHAEREDHHPDIDIRWRTVTFALVTHSEGGITDRDVAMARDIDRIVG; translated from the coding sequence ATGGCTGTCCTATCCGACGACGAGGTCGACGCTGCGCTGTCCGGGCTGAACGGCTGGAAGCGTGCCGACGGGGCACTGCGGCGGTCCATCGACTTCCCGGAATTCCTCGCCGGCATCGACGCCGTCCGTCGCGTCGCCGAGCACGCGGAGCGCGAAGACCATCACCCGGACATCGACATCCGTTGGCGGACAGTCACTTTCGCGCTCGTCACCCATTCCGAGGGCGGTATCACGGACAGGGACGTGGCGATGGCGCGCGACATCGATCGGATCGTGGGCTGA